A window of the Henckelia pumila isolate YLH828 chromosome 3, ASM3356847v2, whole genome shotgun sequence genome harbors these coding sequences:
- the LOC140888504 gene encoding uncharacterized protein — protein MVSERGIEANPEKIKAILNMNPPKSVKGIQELTGRLAALNRFISRSADKGLPFFKMLRSGKGFQWTEECQQAFDELKVHLTSPPLLIKPNEGDTLLIYLAISAEAVSAVLVSEVGREHKPVYYISRTLHGAELRYTKIEKLALALVIAARKLRPYFHSHPIIVLTNHPLKQIISSPEASGRMVKWAVELSQYGIEYRPRPAIKAQILADFLVEMTVTQEESFTQTWMVYVDGSSTSTGSGAGIVVESPQGDKFQYAVKFLFPATNNEAEYEAFIMGIKLALSVGAKRLTIHSDSQLIISQVNGNYEAKEDKMFEYLTQVNELLSRLDSCDIKQIPRGENESADRLAKLASSLANIDNRKITFLTYGKEETDGSDVTIFCADSKEPSWKDEIIDYLKQEKLPANQVEARKLRVRAARFTIIDGELYKRGFSSPYLKCLTPAKGNYVLREIHEGICGNHLAGRALAGKALRQGYFWPTMKQDAIELAKHCHACQEHANFHHQPATILQPLESPLPFAQ, from the coding sequence ATggtgtcagaacgaggaatagaGGCCAACCCTGAAAAAATCAAAGCAATTTTAAACATGAATCCTCCGAAGAGTGTAAAAGGCATCCAAGAATTGACAGGACGTTTGGCCGCCCTCAACCGATTTATCTCAAGATCTGCAGACAAGGGTTTACCATTTTTCAAaatgttgaggagtgggaaaggttttcaatggacagAAGAGTGTCAGCAAGCATTTGACGAGTTGAAAGTGCATCTGACctctccgccgttgttgataAAACCAAACGAAGGTGACACCCTGTTAATTTATCTGGCAATATCTGCGGAGGCGGTAAGTGCAGTATTGGTCTCTGAAGTAGGACGTGAGCACAAACCAGTTTATTATATCAGTCGAACTTTACACGGagcagaattaagatatacaaAGATCGAGAAACTGGCACTGGCTTTGGTAATTGCAGCGAGAAAATTACGTCCTTACTTTCActctcatccaataattgtactcACCAATCATCCTCTCAAACAAATTATCTCGAGTCCTGAAGCATCAGGAAGAATGGTTAAGTGGGCTGTTGAACTGAGCCAATATGGAATTGAATATCGCCCGCGTCCAGCGATTAAAGCACAAATTCTGGCTGATTTTCTAGTAGAAATGACAGTAACTCAAGAAGAAAGCTTCACCCAAACATGGATGGTTTATGTCGACGGGTCATCAACCTCTACAGGAAGCGGTGCAGGTATAGTTGTGGAGAGCCCACAGggagataaatttcaatatgccgTCAAATTTCTATTCCCTGCAACGAATAATGAGGCAGAATATGAAGCTTTCATCATGGGAATTAAATTGGCCCTGTCGGTCGGAGCAAAAAGACTGACGATACACAGTGACTCCCAACTTATCATCAGTCAGGTTAATGGAAATTATGAAGCGAAGGAAGATAAAATGTTTGAATACCTCACTCAAGTGAACGAGCTTCTCTCGCGTTTAGACAGCTGTGATATAAAGCAGATACCTAGAGGGGAAAATGAGTCAGCAGACCGCCTTGCCAAGTTAGCAAGCTCCTTGGCCAACATTGATAATAGGAAAATTACATTCCTAACTTATGGCAAGGAAGAAACTGATGGAAGTGATGTTACAATCTTCTGTGCTGACAGCAAAGAGCCTAGTTGGAAAGATGAAATAATCGACTATTTGAAGCAAGAGAAACTACCTGCTAACCAAGTCGAAGCTCGAAAACTTAGAGTGAGAGCTGCTCGGTTCACGATCATTGATGGAGAACTGTACAAAAGAGGTTTTTCTTCACCTTACCTAAAGTGTCTAACGCCAGCTAAGGGAAACTATGTGCTccgtgaaattcatgaaggaataTGTGGAAATCACTTAGCTGGCAGAGCTCTCGCAGGGAAAGCATTGCGCCAAGGGTACTTTTGGCCAACGATGAAGCAAGACGCTATTGAGTTAGCAAAACATTGTCACGCATGTCAAGAGCATGCTAACTTCCATCACCAGCCGGCTACAATCTTACAGCCCCTGGAAAGTCCTCTACCTTTTGCTCAATGA
- the LOC140887779 gene encoding xylan glycosyltransferase MUCI21-like, with product MVKYPRNNQFNQWKRSREHVAGEDDESCLHPSGLICGNSSCSTRKAKLKLLFFILLSLIYGGLILAPQFLSSGSSFSFFYPYETDVKASLCSSVPNGTICCDRTSIRTDVCLMRGDVRTDSTSSSIVLYRENDVTGYLSGFSNGYHEEGKVIEHQKIRPYTRKWETDLMSTVDELDLIVKWDSGILRHQCEIKHDVPAVFFSTGGYTGNLYHEFNDGILPLYITSQHFNKKVVFVILEYHDWWVTKYGDILSQLSDFPAVDFRGDKRVHCFPEAILGLRIHDELSIDASLMEGNKSMGDFHELLDRAYWPRVRDIMLDEERDAESSSKNPIQVVAEETQISYKPKVVIVSRNGSRAITNEHLLVKMAEQMGFVVEVLRPQRTTELAKIYRVLNSSDVMIGVHGAAMTHFLFMKPGSVFIQVIPLGTDWAAETYYGEPAVKFGLSYIGYKILPKESSLYHHYPKNDPVLTDPSSVNEKGWEFTKKIYLDRQTVKLDLRRFRKRLLRAYYYTVAKKKSRSRIGAQ from the exons atggtGAAATACCCAAGAAACAATCAGTTTAATCAGTGGAAAAGAAGCAGAGAACACGTAGCTGGTGAAGACGATGAATCTTGCCTCCACCCTTCTGGTTTAATCTGCGGAAACTCCAGCTGTAGCACCAGAAAAGCCAAACTCAAGCTGTTGTTTTTCATTTTGCTCTCTCTTATTTATGGCGGCTTGATTTTGGCACCTCAGTTTTTGTCCTCCGGCTCCAGCTTCTCCTTCTTCT ACCCGTATGAAACAGATGTTAAAGCTTCCCTTTGCTCCTCTGTTCCTAATG GGACAATTTGCTGCGACAGAACTAGCATTCGGACGGATGTATGTTTGATGAGAGGGGATGTAAGAACCGACTCTACCTCCTCCTCGATTGTTTTGTACCGTGAAAACGACGTTACCGGTTACTTGTCGGGATTTTCTAATGGTTACCATGAGGAGGGAAAGGTGATTGAACATCAAAAGATCAGGCCATACACACGAAAATGGGAAACCGATTTGATGAGCACAGTTGATGAATTAGACCTCATTGTGAAGTGGGATTCGGGTATTCTCCGTCACCAGTGTgaaatcaagcatgatgttcctGCTGTGTTTTTCTCCACCGGGGGCTACACGGGTAATCTCTACCACGAATTTAATGATGGGATTCTTCCTCTTTACATCACTTCTCAGCACTTCAATAAGAAGGTTGTATTCGTCATTCTTGAGTATCACGACTGGTGGGTCACAAAGTATGGGGACATATTGTCTCAACTCTCCGATTTTCCGGCTGTAGACTTTAGGGGTGATAAACGAGTGCATTGCTTTCCTGAAGCTATTCTTGGTTTAAGGATCCACGACGAGCTCTCGATTGATGCTTCTTTGATGGAAGGTAACAAGTCGATGGGAGATTTTCATGAACTTCTTGACCGAGCTTACTGGCCTCGAGTCAGAGATATCATGCTAGATGAAGAACGGGATGCTGAAAGTTCATCCAAGAATCCCATACAGGTCGTGGCAGAAGAGACACAAATTTCATATAAACCAAAAGTGGTCATAGTATCAAGAAATGGCTCGAGGGCTATAACAAATGAACACTTATTGGTGAAAATGGCTGAACAAATGGGGTTTGTGGTTGAAGTTTTGAGACCTCAGAGGACCACAGAACTTGCGAAAATCTACCGAGTCCTCAACTCAAGTGATGTCATGATTGGGGTTCATGGTGCAGCCATGACTCACTTTCTGTTCATGAAGCCCGGCTCGGTTTTCATCCAAGTCATACCCCTTGGAACAGATTGGGCAGCCGAGACCTACTATGGGGAGCCGGCAGTAAAATTCGGCTTGAGCTACATTGGCTACAAGATCCTACCCAAAGAGAGCTCCTTGTATCACCATTACCCCAAAAACGACCCCGTTTTAACCGATCCAAGCAGCGTGAACGAAAAGGGATGGGAATTCACCAAAAAAATCTACCTTGACAGGCAAACTGTGAAGTTGGATCTCAGAAGGTTCCGAAAACGCTTGCTTCGTGCCTATTACTATACGGTCGCAAAAAAGAAGAGCCGTTCGCGTATCGGAGCCCAGTAA
- the LOC140886667 gene encoding zeatin O-xylosyltransferase-like, producing MQSSIGSSKDHQENDYCTITEPTQVVVMMVPFPGHGHLNVFLQLSCIISRYQIPVHYLSSAIHIRQAKARVNGLNPSDVANIQFHDIPTPSFASPSPDPNSSNKFPSQLQPAFDATLQQREPVGDYMKDLSSKYKRVIVIHDVVMAYVVQDVALISNAESYALHCISAFSQATLVWDQMGVPFPIKFSKELPSFKNSATEEILHFMSFQTEPYKFRSGDIYNTCRVMEAPFLDLLAKEEVAGDRKSWVVGPILPQKALSSAQKFDTQHKCLKWLDKQERRSVIYVAFGSTTTLSDEEIKELALGLEQSKQKFIWVLRDGDKGNIFEGGDVRQAGLPEGFEERVEGVGIVARDWAPQPQILAHPSTGGYLSHCGWNSCIESIAMGVPMAAWPMHSEQPRNTLLITEILKIGIAVWEWADSEQPVKAATIGNVIRRLMASEEGDEIRRRAQELAAAVGQATAEGGVSRLELDSFIAHITRQDDMIPA from the coding sequence ATGCAATCTTCAATTGGTAGCTCCAAAGATCATCAAGAAAATGATTATTGTACCATCACTGAACCAACTCAAGTTGTTGTGATGATGGTGCCATTTCCTGGCCATGGACATCTCAATGTGTTCCTGCAACTCTCCTGCATTATATCCCGGTACCAGATACCGGTTCACTACCTCAGTTCGGCAATCCACATCCGTCAAGCCAAAGCTCGTGTCAATGGCTTGAACCCATCGGATGTCGCCAATATCCAGTTTCACGATATCCCAACGCCGTCATTCGCCTCTCCTTCCCCGGATCCCAACTCTTCGAACAAATTCCCTTCACAGCTCCAACCAGCATTCGATGCCACACTGCAACAAAGAGAACCGGTGGGTGACTACATGAAAGATCTGTCATCAAAATATAAAAGAGTTATCGTTATTCATGATGTTGTCATGGCGTATGTGGTTCAGGATGTTGCTTTGATCTCTAATGCAGAATCCTATGCATTACACTGTATCTCAGCTTTTTCTCAGGCCACTCTTGTCTGGGACCAAATGGGCGTACCATTCCCGATAAAATTCTCGAAAGAGTTGCCGTCTTTCAAAAACAGCGCAACAGAGGAGATCCTGCATTTTATGTCTTTCCAGACTGAGCCATATAAGTTTAGATCTGGAGACATCTACAACACCTGCAGAGTGATGGAAGCCCCTTTTTTGGATCTATTAGCAAAGGAGGAGGTTGCCGGGGATAGAAAGAGTTGGGTAGTAGGACCTATACTTCCTCAGAAAGCACTCTCCTCGGCACAGAAATTTGATACCCAACACAAGTGTTTAAAATGGCTTGATAAGCAGGAGCGAAGATCCGTTATCTACGTAGCTTTTGGCTCGACAACTACACTATCGGATGAAGAAATAAAAGAGCTAGCATTGGGATTAGAACAAAGCAAGCAAAAGTTCATTTGGGTACTGAGGGATGGCGACAAAGGAAACATCTTCGAAGGAGGAGACGTTAGACAAGCGGGGCTACCTGAAGGGTTCGAAGAACGGGTGGAAGGGGTGGGAATTGTGGCGAGAGATTGGGCACCACAGCCACAAATCTTGGCGCACCCATCTACTGGTGGGTACTTGAGTCATTGTGGGTGGAATTCGTGTATAGAAAGTATAGCAATGGGGGTGCCTATGGCAGCCTGGCCTATGCATTCAGAACAGCCAAGAAACACTTTGTTGATAACTGAAATACTGAAAATAGGGATTGCTGTGTGGGAGTGGGCTGATAGCGAGCAGCCTGTGAAAGCGGCCACTATTGGGAATGTGATTCGAAGACTAATGGCGTCGGAAGAAGGGGATGAGATTAGACGTAGGGCGCAAGAGTTGGCTGCTGCTGTTGGACAAGCAACTGCAGAAGGCGGTGTTTCTCGACTCGAGTTGGACTCCTTTATTGCTCATATCACCAGACAAGATGATATGATTCCAGCATAG